ACAACTACAAATGTAAATGTAGTATGAATCATAAAGTTTACAGCTATATACAGAGGCAATTTACGGTATGTGGATTTAAGCACCCACATAGATACAGTAAAAAAGGGCCCCCATGTCCACACATCTTCACCAGGAATTTTCGGATGTATGCTTTGTTTAAAAGACCAAAAATTCTTTCTCTTAGCATAAGAATTAAGGTATTTAGTTACCATACAAATAGCAATGGACGCTGGAAGAAACCGTTTAAAATCTTTGCCTTTCATAAATGAAAAGCTGGACCAACAAGTGATAACTAACAGTATTAAAAATAGTCTATTCTTTTTCATGATTTTATACACCTCTCTATTTTAAGGTGTACATCTATTCTAAAATTACACAACGAATTATCTTAAGAGCATGCTGCCTAAGGATTATAATATATAATCGGTAAAAATTCGAACAAACTATTGACGATGTTTTCTTGTACATGTTGCCTCATAGTTGTATGCACAATACTTCCTGAAATTTTCAATTTTTTCTTACCAGGTACTTCTAAGGATACTGTCTCTCCACTTGGATATATTAATTCTTGTGGAGGTGATAGTAATGGAAAACAAATACTCTAACAAGACAGCTTCAGGAACAGATGTACAACACGTGAAGCAAAAGAATGCTCAAGCATCTTCTGGCAAATACGGTACGGAATTTGCTAGCGAGACTGACGTACAACACGTTAAACGTCAAAACGCTCAAGCAAACAAAAACCAAAAATAATGTTAAAAGGGTTCTTTCATGCTCGTTGAAAGAACCCTTTGTGATACAAGGTTATTCTTCGGGAAGTAATAAAATCTTCCCTAACTTCCCTTTATTTTTAAAATACACTTGGGCTTCTTTTGCTTTGTCTAAAGGGAAAATTTTATCGATAACCGGTTTAATTTCCCCCTCAGAAATGGCCTTAAGCATATCTTTAAACTCTGCTCTCGTTCCCAACACAGATCCATACATTGTAATATGTTTTAGATACAATGTTCTAAAATCAAAATTTGTATGCTGACCACCAGCAGAACCTGAAATGCAAAATTTCCCTCCGTTTTTTAAAACTTGAAGAGATATGGAAAACAAAGCATCTCCTACAACATCTAGAACGGAATCGACCGGGCCTCCGTTCAGTTCTAAAATGTCTTCTGAAAGAGTATCAGATTTATATGATAATACGTGTGTCGCTCCCAATTCCTTAATTCTTTCTTGATTCTCTAAGTCCCCCGTGATTGCAATAACTTTAGCACCAAAGACTTTAGAGGCAATCTGTACATTTAATGATCCCACACCACCATTTGCTCCAGTTACTATAACTGTCTCACCTGGTTGAGCTTGAATTTGGTTGACCATGTGCCAAGCAGTTAACCCACTTACCGAAAAAACAGCACTTTCTGAATAGCTTGATAGGGGCATGTCAAAGCAAAGTTCAGCAGGCCAGACCACATATTCAGCATAACCACCATCGTATTCTGAACCTATAAAGGACATATCATCAGAAATATGTTCGTACCCTTCTTCTCCACTAGATATAAAAGGGAATAACACAACATCTTTTCCCACTATAGACTCCTCTACTAACTTTCCTGCTTTTACTACTTTTCCCGTTATATCAGATCCTGGTGTACGTGGAAACTGGACTCCTTCCGGTCGCCATCCAGATTTTGAGTCAGTACCGTAAGCACCCTCTCTCATCCAAATTTCTGTATTGTTAATAGCACAGGCCTTCACTTTTATAAGAACTTCATTTTCTTTGGGTTCAGGTATAGGAATTTCTACTAGGCTTAATTTACTTACGTCTCCATAACCTGTTACTTGTACAGCTTTCATAGAACAGTCCCCTTCTTTTTTACGAATATAGTTTTTAATATATTTCATACGGCTGCTTATAGTTTAGAAAAAAACATGCATATTTCATTATGCACTCTTCTTTCTATTATCATCAAGTTTGGAGTCAGTATACTTTTACGGCCTTTTCTTTTTACTTCTGTTTCGCAGTGTCAAAAACCACTGGATCATTAAATTTAGAAATGTTAATAAACTCTCTTTTTTGTTGTTTTGTAACATGGCGCTACCATATAATAAAAAACACCAGCAAAAGATTTTGCTGGTGGAAAGAGATTATTTATTAGTAAGCGCCTTGTGAATAAGTTAACTCATAGCTATGCGTATAAATTTCAAAAATATTTCCAAATGGATCTTCTACATAAACCATTTTATATGGTTTTTCTCCTGGGTAATATTCTCTGATAGGCATACGTTGTTTACCACCATGTTGCTTAATTTTCTCTACAAGACCTTCAATATCTGGATCCTGAATGCAGAAATGGAAAATGCCTGTTTTCCAATACTCAAAGTTATTTTCAGGTGTTTCATTTTCAGGGAACTCAAACATTTCTACGCCAATTTTATCTCCCGTAGCTAAATGTGCAATTCTGAATTTATCCCAGTCATTCCCAAATACATCTCGACACATTTGACCGATAGGTGTGTCATCATTTTCCACATCTGAAGGTTCCATAATAACGTACCAACCGAACACATCAGTATAGAATTTAATTGCCTCATCTAGGTTAGGTACTGAAAGACCGATATGAGAAAATGTTTTAGGATATGTGAACATAATTTATATTCCTCCAATTTTTTTAATGATTTTAGTGTTTGCTGTCGAACACATAAATAGTGTATTTCACAATTTTAAATTATGGAAGAACGCACTTTTTTGTAAGAAACTAACCTAAAGGTAAGAAAGGACTGAAGAATGAAATGAGCACTCCGATAGACGATACAGGAAAATTAAAATGTTCTATTGAATATACATTAGGAAAAATAGGTAACAAATGGAAAACGGTGATCCTATGGCATTTAGGCGTAGACGGGACATTAAGGTATAGTGAATTACGTCATTTGTTACCTGGTGTGAGCCATAAAGTAATGACGAAACAATTAAAAGAACTTGAGCAAGATAACTTAATTAATAGGACTCAGTACAATACCGTACCACCTAAAGTGGACTATTCCTTAACCAGCAAGGGAAAAACGTTAATGCCCATCTTAGACCTGATGCATACATGGGGGAAAGAACATGGAGAAGGTTTTTGATTGGAGAGCTTTGACAAAAATATTTGCCTATCGTAAAATACTCTAAATCTTGGTAATCAATTAAGAACTGGTATATAGGAAGCAATACCGTTAGAAGGTAATTTTGTACATATTAAATTAAGTGGTACTAAGGGTTATACAGTATTAGGAAATCTAACTCACCCTTAAAAGTGGTTAAGAGCATCAGAAAATGACATGGTCGAAAGCTTTGAGTGAAGATTAGAACTTGAATAACGTTATAAAAAAGCAACCTCGGCATTGGCCAATGAACGAAGTTGCTTTTTTATAAGGGTTTGTTCATACGTATCCGAAGTATTGAAATATAAGAATATTACCATTTTATGTAATTAAAGGATATTTTCAATATGTCTATGCATATGAATAAAAGGTGCGCTTTTTATGCATCATCTCTTCAACTACTTGTAAGGAGAAATTCGTCATATCAAGGATGTATAAAAATCTGAATATTCTATAAAAGTGACCCTTGTAGAACCCTTACTCCCATAAGGGTTCTCTTTTTTCGTGTCTTCTGGAAAGAGACATTATGTTAACTAATAATGTATAGATTATACATCTTGAAAACAGAAAAAACTATCTGTTGTCCGGTTAGAAAGGTGGCTAGATAGTTTTTTTCTGTAACGCAATCATATTTTTTTGATGATTCAATTCATCTTGAGTAGTTTGCTCATAATATTATGTTTTATTTGTATGTAGAGAAAAAACTAATATTATGAAACAGGTTTTTCTGTTTTTGAAGGGTTCTCATACCATTTTTGAAACCCGTAAATAACTAATGAGGTGGAAAGCATTAGACTTAGAATAGATGTTCTTGAAATATGACTCTTTCCAACTCCGATTTTCTCTGCAAAAGGTACGAATACATATGTGAAAAATGAATCAATAAGAGCATTCGTAAGTAGATACGGAAGGAATCCAATTTTATAGACCAATTTAAATATCCAGATTGTCCCTATAAAAAAAGGACCAAATACATAGAACATGTTGATGGATTTAAGTCCTGGTATAATAGGTTTTTTTAACTTCCACCAACCAAAATCAGTAGCAATAACAAATATTAGTGAAACAATAAGAGAAGTAAAAATAGATACAGGAGTATATTTTTTCACTTCCTTTTTAGGAATAAATATTAGACTTATCCAAGATATAATTAAAGTAAGAAATGCAAAGAGTTTTGGATTCAAGATATAGTCAACCCCTTATGGTTATAAGGCTAGTATGAGATTAAAATGATTTTGTTATTCAAGTTAAAAAAAGCCCATGTTTAAACATTTCTGTCTCTCTTTGCTTCTCATAAATAGTTTTATGTTAACTAGAAAGAAATAGCTGCTGCCATAACATCAAATGCTGTTCGATTTCTAAAGTATTAAAAATTAAAAAAACTGTTAAAGTTACAGGTGGTGCAACTAAATTTGCTAACAAACTTGCTAAATCTTATGATTACTATTCAAGAATTAAAAAGCCTGGTAGCAGAGTTGCTAAATACTCCAAAACAAAAGCTATGAAATTAGCGTTGAAAAGGACAGCTAGAGCTACACCAGGTGCTTTTGACGCATTATAAGTACCCCTAGAAATAGATACGTTTATTAATGATTTTCTAAAGTAAGTTTCACTACACCTTTGGAGTAGCTTATTCAGGTAAAGGGGATTGTTTTTTATGTTTAGTAAAAAAAGAACCTATCAAATATTAATAGCAATTGTTTCGATTGGACTTGTTGTTTACAACTACACATTAAAATCTAGTGTGAGTGAAGCGACAGATTCCTACGTTATTTTCCCTATTAGTATTGTGTTACTTTTATTATTTGCCTTTATGTACGTAAAAATAGATAAAAAAAATGATTAAAAACAGATTTTGTCTACCTTCCTTAAACCCCAGATAATCAAAATATCTGGGGTTTTTTATTATAAAGGTTTTAATATTTACATTAGATAACGACAAATACATAGCTTTTCTACAAATTGCCTATATCTTAGATTACTAAATATTAATGGATTTAATACTAATTCTGTTTATCTAGATGAATTAAGGAGATACTTTTTCCTCAGGTTCATTAAAATAAATATTTTTCATCCACTCTTTTTTTAATAATGCATACTGAAGAGTATTTTCATACTTAGGTGTTCCATCTTCGTATTTAGTAAACGAAATAAACTCAACAAAACGTCCTTCTTTACGCATTCCTAATTTTTCACATAGTTTTTGTGATTTGTAGTTATCCTCCTCAACGTATGCATAGACTCTTCTTGCGCCCTTTTGAGTAAACAGATACCTAAAGAACTCCTTCACACTCTCGCTTGCGTACCCTTTCCCCTCATATTGAGCATTAAAGTGCCAACCAATGGAATAAGTATCTGGATCTTCCTTTAAGTAGAATATTTCTCCTATTAGATAATCACTGCCTTTTAAGCAGACTGCAACAAAAGAGTCATCTTTTTTTCTTTTTTGAGCTTTTAAAGTAGCTTCCTCTATTGTGTGAACTTTGTCTTCAAGAAAGCAGTTTACCCTTGGATTAGCCAAGTATTCCAAAAGAGCTTGAGAGTCTGCTTTAGAAAAGTTTCTCAATAGTAATCGATCAGTTTCAATCTTTTTCATTAAAAATCCTCCTAGTCTATAGTTATGAGCTTATTTCTCTGAAAAGACAACAACAATAATTTAGGGGATAAAATAGCAATAATGGTTAGCTAAGCTTTTGTGGCTTTAGGTGTTAACGTCTTCAGCAACACGTTCACCAATATCAAGTACACGCGAAATATTTTGCACAATTTCAGGAAGACCAACTACTGCCTCTTGAAACATCCAAATATAAGCTAGAACTGCATAAATAGCACCAGGCGTAGTACCCTGAACACCTGTAAGTCTAAGTAGTGTAGCTAGGGTTAAAAGAATGACGACAATCTCCATCATCCCCCATGTTTTAGCCTCAGCGTTAGAAATAGCAACACGCCACAAACGTAACCGTGCAAAATGTTTTTGAACAATGGTAAGTGGACGATGAACGACTATATCTGCCTCTTCTTCAATTCGGTTGTTAAGTGCGTGGTTCAAACGATAAGAACGTCGACCGAACCAATGATTTATGATTAGTATTGGAATTATTGCCAATAAACTTAAGAACCCAATAAACCGGTCATAAAGAAATAACATGATAATAGCGCCCAAAAATCGAATAACCGTTGTTACAACTGCCGGCAGCTCCATCTGAAAGAAATCTACTACCTCTCGAGACAATGAGACACGTCCTACAATTCGAGTTCCTTTTACTCCATCAGCACGCTGGCGCTCCACCATTTCTGCAGCAACATTAGAATAAATTCCAACGAATACTTTGGTATCGTAAACGTGCCTGAACAAGCCAACCCCTAGGTGAAGGATCCATAGTAGAGCAAGTGGTATAAGGCTAGCCGGATTCCCTTTAAGCAACCCATCGATTGCAAAACCAATTGTTGCAGCGTAAAGAAGATCGCAAACATTTTCAACAAGAGTGAGCATATAGGTAAGGCTAATTCCTTTACGATTTTTTGACCATATACCTTGAAGGAGTTGACCTACGGAGGATTTTTTCTTTTTTATCATTTGCATCTTATCTACTCTTTCTTTTCTCTAATTAAACAAACTTTAATTCTATTCATTGCTTTATCTTCAAATTCATCATCAATTTGCCTTTTCACTTACTTTAATGAAATAAAGGACTCGTCATTGCTGTTTATATCCCCTTTCCAGTACAATGAACATCATAAAGTATATGGTTACCGTATAGTCAAGGAGGATTTTATGAGTGAAGAGTTGGAAAAGTACTTTAGTACTGGTGAATTCGCGAATCTCTGTCGTGTAAAAAAGCAAACTCTATTTCATTATGAAGAGATAGGGTTACTTTCACCTCAAATAAAAAGAGAGAATGGATATAGGTACTATTCGTATGAACAATTTGAAGTCTTTCAAGTGATTGCCTTATTTAAAGAATTCGGTGTTCCATTAAAAGAGATAAAAGTTCTTTTAAAAGATAAAAAACCAATAAATATGATTACTCTTTTAAAGGAAAAATCTCTTGAAATTGAAGAAAAAATTAAGAGCCTTAATCATTTACAAGCAATTATTCAAACGCGTTTACAGTTAGCAGAACATGCTTTAAAAACTGATTTTTCTTCTATTTCATTGCAATATTTAGATGAAGAAACCTTTATGATTAGTGAAAATATTTTAGAAGAAGCCGAACAAAAATATACTACAGTTATTCCGGAGCTCATTCATTATACTCAACTTCATAAATTAGACCGAGGATATCCAATTGGAGCAATGCTTGCGAGAGACCAAATCCAAAAAAAAGAGTTTTACAATTACGAACATTTGTATATCAAAATCCCAGAAGAGATAGAAAAAATTCATTGTCATACACGTCCCCAGGGACTATATGTTGTTGGGTATCAAAAAGGTGCCGAAACCGAACATGCTTACGATCGAATTATTCAATTCGTTAGAGAAAAAGGGTTAAAAATAGCGGAGTATGCATATGAGGAATACGTGATTGATGAGGTAATGGCGGATGGAATAGAGAATTCAATTACAAGAATTCAACTTCAAATTCAAAGCCAATAACGTTTTTTAGTTTGTATTGCAAAGAGGTACTATATTTACTAAACATATGTGGCGTATACAGGCTAAAAATAGAAAAACCAACCTATGAGCTCTAAAGGTTGGGTTTTCTGTTTTTGTAAACGGAGTATAGGAGAATTGCTTATTGCTTTTTTCTAAATGGAAATAATGAGGAAACTTGACTCTTCATTACGACGAATTGCTTCTTTTAGCGCAATCACGTCTTTCTCATTAATCCTCAACCTCAATTCCAGCTTCCTTGAATGGTTCTAATACTTCTAGATCGCACATGGAAATATAGTCCACTGCTTTTAGATTCTTTAAGTTCTGAAACCCTTCAACAGATAGTACGTCAAATAAACTGTCTTCACCGTCCCAATCTGGCTTTAGAATATGATAAATTTCATTACCTCCATCAAAGCAAAGGGATTCAACCTTTTCCAAATCACTCTTTTCCAGAGTTAACTCTTCTAAATAATCTTTGATTTCAACAATGGGTCCAGCTCCAGAATACCATTCGAAATTATTCGTATACTTATCTTTTAAATCGGTTAATTCTTTTAGAAATAATGGCTCTTGATCTAATAAAGCTTCAATAACCACTAATTTAAAATTAAAATCTTTAAACATTCCACTTTTCCCCATTTTGCTACCTCCGATTTTATCTCTGTATTAGGCTTGTAATCGCCCCTGCACTATTCGTATTATAACAATCATCTATAAATAAAACCTACTTATATTGTTGACTTTGACAGCCCCAAAAATAAGAGCCCCTGTAAATGAAGGTCCGCTCTTATTTACTTAGTTTAATTACTACTGCAAGCTGCTAATGCTAGCAATAATACAGCAGAAGTTGCTAAAACCTTTTTCATACATGCACCTTCAACTCTCTAATAACCATTCTCCACCTATTATTTATTGTTAATAAAAGGTAGAAACTTTGTATATTTTATCATGTTTTTTGTATTCATGAACATCACTACTACCTAACCTAATAATCTTATTTTTGTACGGACTGAAGTTCTTCTTTATAGGTAACAAAAAAGCATAAACCCGTTGGTCTCCAACAAAATTTATGCTTCTTCTTTAATAAATCTTTTACGAATTCTCTTTTAATCCCGCCACAAATAATTCCAGATGTATGATTCCTAAAAAACTATAAGATTATAAACAGCCTTACACAATATCTCGATTCAATTTTTCATCTTTAACCACTTTAATTCTTTCCACTTTTCCTACAAGGAAGATATACGAAAGTGCTCCTAAAAGGGCCAATGCCGCTATGAATACTAGCGCTGGAGCAAAGTTGCCTCCTTTAGCTAAGAAACCAATAACAATCGGAACAATAATAGAAGCTAGACCGCCGATAAAGTTAAAAACTCCGCCTGTTAAACCGACTAAGTGTTTAGGCGCTAGCGTTGAGACAAAGACCCATGTAATAGAAGCCAGACCATTTCCAAAAAACGCAATAGCCATAAACATGATAATGAGAGATGTGCTATTTACATAATTGGCTCCGATAATTGAAGTTGATAAAAGCAGCCCTACGATAATAGGTGTTTTTCTTGCAATACCTAGTGATACTCCTTTTTTCACTAAGGCGTCAGATACAAAGCCAGATAATAATACTCCTACAAACGCTGCTAAAAACGGCGCAGATGCTAAGAATCCTGATTTTAAGAAATCTAACCCTCTGTATTCCACAAGGTACGTTGGAAACCAGGTAAGGAAGAACCATAAAGTAGAGTTGACGGCAAACTGTCCTAAGTAGATGCCCCATAGCTTTCTGTGAGAAAAGGCTTCTTTAAGATTTCCCCATTCGAACTTTGCTCTTTCTCCTTTCGTATCAGCAGCTTTAACTAAGCCTCCACCTTCTTCGATATGCTGTAATTCTGCTTTATTTACTTTACTATGCTGAGAAGGATCACGATAAAAGATATACCATATAATGCCCCACGCTATACCAATAACCCCTGTAGTAATAAACAGACCTCTCCACCCTAAAAAGTGCTGAATGGTAACTAGTGTAGGTGTTAAAAATGCTAGCCCTGCAAACTGTCCTGAAGTATAAAAAGCAATTGCTGATGCTCTTTCCTGATTTGGAAACCAGCTGGTAACTACTTTATTATTGGTCGGAAAAGCCGGTGCTTCGAATGCTCCTGTAGCTAAACGCAGACCAAAAAGACTCACAAATCCCTTAGTAAATCCTTGCAGCAGCGTAACAATAGACCAGGTAATTAAACTAAAGGCATACGTAGCACGAGCGCCAAAGCGGTCAGCCATTACCCCTCCTGGTATTTGTAAAGCAGCATAAGCCCATCCAAAGGCTGAAAATATGAGACCCAGTTCTACTGATGATAGCTTTAGATCTTTGGACATGGCTGTGGCAGCTACAGAAATATTACTTCGATCCATATAGTTGATGACAACGCTTATGAAAATAAATGCTAAAACACGAAATCTAACGCGAGTCGGCTTTTCGCTATACCCCTTCATTCCCTTATCCCCCTGTATATGACTAGTTTAAGAAAAGATCTGACTGACGGTCATTTATCAATCAGATCTTTTGTACTAAAATGGTTTCCCCTTTACCATTCCGCTACAGAACCATCTTTATGACGCCATACTGGATTACGCCAATTATGACCAATATCAGCCATTTTTCTAACATGGTCTTCATTAATCTCAATACCTAAGCCAGGTCCATCTGGAATCTTTACAAATCCTTCTTCATATTTAAATACGTGGTTATCAACAATATAATCTAGTAAATCACTGCCTTGGTTATAGTGAATGCCTAAGCTTTGCTCTTGAATAAATGCGTTGTGGCACGTTGCATCTACTTGAAGACAAGCTGCTAATGCAATAGGTCCTAACGGGCAATGAGGTGCAGCCGCTACATCAAAGGCTTCAGCCATTGAAATAATTTTCTTACATTCTGTAATTCCTCCCGCATGTGATAAATCCGGCTGAATAATATCAACGTATCCGTCCGTTAAGAGCTTTTTAAACTCCCATTTTGAAAACATTCTTTCTCCTGTCGCAATAGGAATGGATACATGGTTGGCAATTTCTCTTAATGCCTCATTGTTTTCCGGCAAAACCGGCTCCTCGATAAACATTGGACGATAGACCTCTAGTTCTTTAGCTAAAATTTTTGCCATTGGCTTATGTACTCGTCCGTGAAAATCAATACCTATTCCTACATAAGGTCCCACTGCTTCTCTGACAGCAGCGATACGTTCCACTACTTGATCAATTTTTTCATATGAATCTACGTATTGAAGCTCTTCTGTCCCATTCATTTTTACTGCTGTAAACCCTTTTGAAACAACTTCTCTTGCTGCTTCGCCTACATCTGAAGGGCGGTCTCCTCCAATCCACGAATATACTTTAATAGATTCTCTTGCTTTTCCGCCTAACAGTTGATGTACAGGAGCATCGTAATATTTTCCTTTTATGTCCCACAATGCTTGATCAATTCCTGATATCGCGCTCATTAAAATAGGTCCGCCTCGATAGAAGCCGCCTCGGTACATAACGTTCCAATGATCTTCAATATTTAGTGGATCTTTGCCAATAAGATACTCCATCAGCTCATCTACTGCAGCTTTAACGGTAGAGGCTCTTCCTTCGATAACAGGTTCTCCCCACCCAACAATTCCTTCGTCTGTTTCTATTTTTAAAAATAACCAGCGTGGCGGCACTTGAAACAATTCATAATTAGTAATTTTCATGTACTTTTTCCCCTTTCGTTATACCATTCACTGCGGCTACGTATGCTTTAGCCTTTTGTGTTAGCTCCTGCAGGTATGCATGAGTAATTTCACGATTTGTATCTACTAAAGAACTTCCAATCCCAAACCCTACAGCACCTGCTTCTTCAAATTCTTGAATATTATCTAAGCTCACTCCTCCTGTTGGAAGAAGTGGAATATGAGGAAGCGGCCCTCGAATATCTTTAATATAGCTAGCCCCCAGCCTAGCAGGAAAGACTTTGATAATATCTCCGCCATTTTCATATGCCGTTAGAATTTCAGTAGGTGAAAAAGCCCCTGGAATACTCACCGCACCGTATCTTTTTGTTAGTTTAATCGTTTCAATATTAACCGTTGGAGAAAGGATAAACTTTGCACCTGCTAAAATAGCTGAACGTGCTGTTTCAGGGTCAAGCACTGTACCTGCTCCTACTAGCACTTGATCACCCAGCTCTGTAGAAACCTCTTTAATGGCTGAAAGTGCGTCCGGAGAATTTAGAGTAATTTCTATATTTTTTACACCGCCGTCATTAAGCGCAGAGGCAATCTTCACTACGCCCTGCGGTTTGGCTCCTCTAATAATCGCAACGATTTTATGCTCTAATAAATGTGATAAACTATCCGTCATGGGTAAGCCCCTTTCTTTTATCGTATAACGTCTTCTTTTGTAATCGCATTCATAAATTCGTAAAGCTCTTTCTTATCAGGCAAGCCTTCAATATCACCCTCTACGGTTACAACCATAGCTCCTATAGCACACCCTCTTCTAACCGTTTCTTTTAAAGAAGATTTATCTATTAATCCCGATAGTATCCCAGCGGCAAAACCGTCACCAGCTCCTACTGGATCTATCACTCTAGCAACTTTAAAACCTCCCACGTAAGCGGATTCATTTTCAGTCGAATAATAAGCTCCTTCCTCACCTAGCTTAATAACAACTAGTTCTGCACCTAATTGATGAAACGCTGCTGCAACATCTTCAGGGTTATCCTTCTCAAATAAAAACTGACCTTCGTTCATTCCTGGTAAGATAATATCCGCATATGTAGCCATTTCAATGAGTGTTTGACGCGCAGTTGATTCATCCCAAAGCGTCTTGCGTAAATTTGGATCAAACACTATTTTTACACCATTTTTTTTAGCTGCTTTCATTGCTTGAAAAACAGCTTCATGGCAGGAGTCGCTCAGCGCAGGTGTTATTCCTGTCACGTATAAATATTTGGCAGAAGAGATATACTCTTCATTCATATCATGCGGATTCATAAAGCTTGCTGCTGACCCTTGTCTGTAATAAAACACTTTACTGTTCATTTCATTTGTCTTTTGCTTTAAAAAAAGACCTGTAGGAGCATGATCATCAAATATTACATGTCTTACATCTATTCCTTCTCCTTTAATACTTGAAAGAACCCGCTCTCCTAGCTCGTCTTTTCCTAATCGGCTAACCCATCCCGTTTGATAACCTAGTTTTGACAGGGCGATTAACGTGTTGCTTTCTGCCCCAGCAATTTTCGAAGAAAAATCTTTAGCATATCGCATCTTTCCATTCGAGTGTGGGGTAAACAGAATCATTGTTTCCCCCATGCTTATCACATCCATTTTACCCCTCTTTTCATTTATCTCTTCGCCTCTTCATATCCAGCAATAAAAGATATATTAGTCGCTGTTTGAAGCAGCCTTTCTACAATAAAGTCTTTATGCTTCAGCATTCTTTCCTTAGGACCAGCTACACTAATAGCAGCTTGAATGCTTCCCTTTGCTCCAAATACAGGTGCAGCAAGGCAAAATAACCCTTCTTCATTTTCTTCATCATCAATTGCATAGCCCATTTGAACAAAAGAATCTAGATTGTCATTAAGAACTTTTTTATCTGTAATTGTATAGTCCGTAATAGGCAGCAGCTCCGTATGTTCAAGCAGCTGCTCTCGCTGATCTTTAGGAAGAAAAGCTAAAAAAATTTTTCCTAATCCGGTACAATAAAGCGGCTTTCGGTTACCAGGCTGAGCGGTTGTTCTAATAGAGCGATTATTATCAATCTTAACAACATAGACCAATTCTCCATCTGACAGCAAGGCCATAAACACAGTTTCTTGAACATCCTCCATCAGCTTCTTTAAATACGGTTTTCCCTCTGAAGAAATATCCAATGATTCCATAGCCGCTGTTCCAATTTGAATTAGCTTTGGCCCTAGCTTGTACTTCTTTAATGAGTCCTGATTCAAATACCCTTCATTATGAAGTGTTCCCACAAGATTAAACGTACTGCTTTGCGGAAACGAAAGTAAATCGCTAACTTCTTTTACTGTTAACCC
The genomic region above belongs to Priestia megaterium and contains:
- a CDS encoding gamma-type small acid-soluble spore protein, with translation MENKYSNKTASGTDVQHVKQKNAQASSGKYGTEFASETDVQHVKRQNAQANKNQK
- a CDS encoding zinc-binding dehydrogenase, which produces MKAVQVTGYGDVSKLSLVEIPIPEPKENEVLIKVKACAINNTEIWMREGAYGTDSKSGWRPEGVQFPRTPGSDITGKVVKAGKLVEESIVGKDVVLFPFISSGEEGYEHISDDMSFIGSEYDGGYAEYVVWPAELCFDMPLSSYSESAVFSVSGLTAWHMVNQIQAQPGETVIVTGANGGVGSLNVQIASKVFGAKVIAITGDLENQERIKELGATHVLSYKSDTLSEDILELNGGPVDSVLDVVGDALFSISLQVLKNGGKFCISGSAGGQHTNFDFRTLYLKHITMYGSVLGTRAEFKDMLKAISEGEIKPVIDKIFPLDKAKEAQVYFKNKGKLGKILLLPEE
- a CDS encoding lactoylglutathione lyase family protein, whose amino-acid sequence is MFTYPKTFSHIGLSVPNLDEAIKFYTDVFGWYVIMEPSDVENDDTPIGQMCRDVFGNDWDKFRIAHLATGDKIGVEMFEFPENETPENNFEYWKTGIFHFCIQDPDIEGLVEKIKQHGGKQRMPIREYYPGEKPYKMVYVEDPFGNIFEIYTHSYELTYSQGAY
- a CDS encoding winged helix-turn-helix transcriptional regulator, which codes for MSTPIDDTGKLKCSIEYTLGKIGNKWKTVILWHLGVDGTLRYSELRHLLPGVSHKVMTKQLKELEQDNLINRTQYNTVPPKVDYSLTSKGKTLMPILDLMHTWGKEHGEGF
- a CDS encoding GNAT family N-acetyltransferase translates to MKKIETDRLLLRNFSKADSQALLEYLANPRVNCFLEDKVHTIEEATLKAQKRKKDDSFVAVCLKGSDYLIGEIFYLKEDPDTYSIGWHFNAQYEGKGYASESVKEFFRYLFTQKGARRVYAYVEEDNYKSQKLCEKLGMRKEGRFVEFISFTKYEDGTPKYENTLQYALLKKEWMKNIYFNEPEEKVSP
- a CDS encoding ABC transporter six-transmembrane domain-containing protein; translated protein: MQMIKKKKSSVGQLLQGIWSKNRKGISLTYMLTLVENVCDLLYAATIGFAIDGLLKGNPASLIPLALLWILHLGVGLFRHVYDTKVFVGIYSNVAAEMVERQRADGVKGTRIVGRVSLSREVVDFFQMELPAVVTTVIRFLGAIIMLFLYDRFIGFLSLLAIIPILIINHWFGRRSYRLNHALNNRIEEEADIVVHRPLTIVQKHFARLRLWRVAISNAEAKTWGMMEIVVILLTLATLLRLTGVQGTTPGAIYAVLAYIWMFQEAVVGLPEIVQNISRVLDIGERVAEDVNT
- a CDS encoding MerR family transcriptional regulator, encoding MSEELEKYFSTGEFANLCRVKKQTLFHYEEIGLLSPQIKRENGYRYYSYEQFEVFQVIALFKEFGVPLKEIKVLLKDKKPINMITLLKEKSLEIEEKIKSLNHLQAIIQTRLQLAEHALKTDFSSISLQYLDEETFMISENILEEAEQKYTTVIPELIHYTQLHKLDRGYPIGAMLARDQIQKKEFYNYEHLYIKIPEEIEKIHCHTRPQGLYVVGYQKGAETEHAYDRIIQFVREKGLKIAEYAYEEYVIDEVMADGIENSITRIQLQIQSQ
- a CDS encoding DUF6892 domain-containing protein codes for the protein MGKSGMFKDFNFKLVVIEALLDQEPLFLKELTDLKDKYTNNFEWYSGAGPIVEIKDYLEELTLEKSDLEKVESLCFDGGNEIYHILKPDWDGEDSLFDVLSVEGFQNLKNLKAVDYISMCDLEVLEPFKEAGIEVED